In the Thermodesulfovibrionales bacterium genome, ATTATATCGGATCCCATCCCATTGCCGGCAGTGAAAGATCGGGCATCGATGATGCGCGGGCCGACCTTTTCAGCAATGCCCGGTGCATCATCACCCCTACTGAACATTCTCATGCGGAGAGCCTGCAGGCGGTTTCGGCGCTCTGGAAAGGAATCGGGAGCAAGGTTGAATACATGGACCCCTTCCGGCATGACGAGATTTATGCCGCCGTGAGCCACTTGCCCCATATCATGGCCTATGCCCTAGTCAATACCGTGCATGCCTTCGACTCCGCCTGCATAGAATACGCCGGGCCCGGGTTTAAGGATACGACGAGGATAGCCCTCAGCATTCCCGAGATCTGGAGAGATATAACTGTCCTCAATAGAGACAACCTGATCAAACTCATGAAGGCGTTGAAAGACAATCTCGACAGGCTTGAGACGATGCTCGCCTCCGGGGACGCGGCGGGGATCGAGAAGGAGTTTTCAGAGGCAAGACAGCTGAGGATGGGTCTCTCCGGCGAAGAGCGGCGGGAGCATGCGGAACATTCCGGTCCCCGAAATTCCGCGCAGGGGATATAGATCATCTCCATGGAGACCGTTGCGTTGAGGAAGGTGAAAGGCTTGAGGGGAGAGATAATCCCCCCATTCGATAAATCCGTCTCTCACAGGGCGGTGCTGTTCGCGTCTCTCGCCGAGGGCAAGAGTACCGTG is a window encoding:
- a CDS encoding prephenate dehydrogenase/arogenate dehydrogenase family protein, translated to MFFSRVAILGVGLVGASFARALRERSFCKTICGFGRSEENLKRAKALRIIDDYRMDAGKASEDADLVVLATPVGMFKDIGNAISSRLKKGTIVTDVGSVKGRLVYELESSVPEGTHYIGSHPIAGSERSGIDDARADLFSNARCIITPTEHSHAESLQAVSALWKGIGSKVEYMDPFRHDEIYAAVSHLPHIMAYALVNTVHAFDSACIEYAGPGFKDTTRIALSIPEIWRDITVLNRDNLIKLMKALKDNLDRLETMLASGDAAGIEKEFSEARQLRMGLSGEERREHAEHSGPRNSAQGI